The following proteins are co-located in the Trichomycterus rosablanca isolate fTriRos1 chromosome 14, fTriRos1.hap1, whole genome shotgun sequence genome:
- the LOC134325978 gene encoding uncharacterized protein LOC134325978, which produces SAAFDTVNHGILMTTLSNLGVTGSAWQWMASYLEGRSYQVSSRISACLQDISQWMSAHHLKLNPSKTEMLLIPGDQSPTQDLVISLDDFQIRPSDKVRSLGVVLDNQLTFSPYIANMTRSCRFLLYNIRKIRPFLSREATQILVQSLVISRLDYCNSLLAGAPMATIKPLQLIQNAAARLVFNQPKHCHITPLLRSLHWLPVAARIQFKTLTLAYKAKNGPAPSYLRGLIKPRSVPRNLRASSLARLEPPSRTKGRQASRLFSVLAPKLWNELPLSVRTAESLAVFKKRLKTHLFTKHLG; this is translated from the exons tctgcagccttcgacacagtgaatcacggcattctcatgaccactctctccaaccttggagtaacaggttcagcatggcaatggatggcctcctacctggaagggcgctcctaccaagtgtcat ctcgcatctcagcatgtctgcaagatatctcacaatggatgtcggctcatcatctaaaacttaatcccagcaagacagagatgttgctcattcctggagatcagtctccaacccaggacctagtcatttctctggatgacttccagattagaccatctgataaggtaagaagtcttggtgttgtcctggataaccagctgaccttttctccttatatagccaacatgacgagatcgtgccggttcctcctgtacaacatcaggaagattcggccatttctctccagagaagctacccagattctggtgcaatcacttgtaatctctcggttggactactgcaactccctcctggcaggagctcccatggccactattaaacccttacagctcattcaaaatgcagctgcccgtctggtctttaaccaacctaaacactgccacatcaccccactgctgcgttctcttcactggcttcctgtagctgcacgcattcagtttaaaacactgacgctcgcctacaaagccaaaaatggaccagccccaagctaccttcggggtctaatcaaaccccgctctgtaccacgcaacctccgagcctctagtctagctcgacttgagcctccatccaggactaaaggaagacaagcatcaaggctgttctctgttctagcgcccaaattgtggaacgaacttcctctgtctgttcgaacagctgagtctcttgctgtctttaaaaaacgattaaaaacacacctttttactaaacacttaggctga